The Herminiimonas arsenitoxidans sequence ATAGAGAGTAAATCCGAGTTGTTTCAGCGCCGTATCAGTATTGCCTTCGCTGGTCTGGCATGTGTGCTGGCATGTATTGCGCCTGTGATTTATTCCAATGTGAATGGCAATTCGGATAGAGATCTGGTCGCTGCCTTTGAAAAAACAGCAGATCACAATGCAGTCTTGCTGTATGCGATCAAGCCGTCATTCTCAACTAGCTTTTATGCGCATGAGAGATTGCACTACGATCCTCAGGCAGCATTGGCTGTCGAGGGCGGTATGCGTTATATCGTGGTTGGGAATGACAGTGTTGCGCATGAGCTTGCGCTGGCGCCGAAGAATGAAGTGTTATTTGCAGGTACGCGTCATACCTTGCTGAGGATCGTTTAATCAAATGAAGCGATGGCAGTGCCTAGGACCAGGCTGCTGCCCATCGTTTTAAGATAATTTATCGATCAGAATTAACGCGCGGGGAAAAGTCGAAAGCGGCTTTCAGTGCGCGATATGCTTTTTGCGCAACCACGGTATGCACTGGTGGTGCGACTTTGGTGATAACGGCGTACAGATCGCCTGCGGGATCACCAGGGATGCCACGTCCTTTAAGACGCAATTTACGCCCCGCAGTTGATCCAGCCGGAATGGCCAACTGGATAGAGCCATCCGGTGTCGGTACATTGACGACCGTGCCGTGCTCCGCCAGATGCGCGGTTAAAGGAACATCGAAATAGATGTCGCGGCCATCGACCCGATAGCGGCGATGCGGACGGATGACGACTTCCAAATATAAATCACCAGCCTTGCCTTCACCCGTACCGGGGAAACCTTGTCCTGCCAAACGCAAAGTCTGACCTGCGCGCATACCTTTAGGGATGCTGACCTTTAACGTGCGTTTGGAGACGATAGGCATGCCGTAGTCGTCAGTTGTATAGGTAGGCATCGATACATTGCATGCGGTCCCGTGATACGTGTCTTCCAGATCAATTTGTACCTTGGCATGCTGATCGCTGCCATGTATATGGATGCCACGATTTTTAGGCGGCGCAGCGTTGGGGCGGCCCATCATTTCATCCAGAATATTGCTGAAATGCTCTTCTGTGCGTTTGGCCGCCGGCGGCGCTTCCCTGGAGTCGAAGCCGTAATCACGATTTGCCTGCGGTGGTGGCGGTGCTTCGCGACGGGTGAACGGCGGGCGATACTCGTGATCGTAAGCCTGACGTTTTGAAGAATCTTTCAAGATGGCATAAGCCTCGCCGACTTCCTTGAAGCGGATTTCGGCGTACATCTCCCTGCTCACATCGGGGTGATATTTACGCGCGAGCTTGCGATACGCATTTTTAATCGCTTCTTGCGTGGCATTGCGCGGTACGCCTAGCGTCTCGTAATGATCCTTGAATTTCATTGTCAGTTTCGTTGCTCGCAATCGTGGTGCTTCAATTTTTCCGAAAATTTAGCCTGTTACGCATAAAGGCGGTTTTTTACAGAGTCATTCTGACATGATCGCCATCCGGCTTAATGGACGAATAGGGCGATTATTGTTTGTCAATTTGCCATAACGGTATAAAAGCCTCCAATTCTTTCAATATAGTCACTATTTGCCATTTGTGTTGCCTAAATTGAAACGAATGAAAGTCGATTCAGCTATGTAGAGAGCCGTTTGAAGGGCATACTCTCTACTTCGTTCAATAAACAGCATTTTTAAGATGAAAAGCATGACCTACGAAGAATATCTCGACGAAGTGACGACGCTCATGACGGAAAGATTTGATGTAACCGAAGCCGCCGCGATCAAGTATGTGATGCGCGCGCAAGCGAGTGATTTCTTTACCTTGCATGACGATGATCCTGCGATGCGTACGCAAGAGCGTGCCGAGAAGGATGCGAAAACGATTTTCGAGCAGCGTAACAAGTCCAAGCCTGAGCTATACAAGAAGTAATTCACGCTATCACCGGCTGCGGCCATCTTTTACAACCATGCAAAGGCGAGTTGACGCACAATTCCGTCTTTGAAAAATCGGAATCAGCATGCCTTTGAATGTCCTCGCCATATCGGCCGTTATACCTATGCCCATCATGTTTTCGCAGCTAGCGGTGCAATTGTCGTGAGCGACCATCCCGTAATTACATGGAATGAAGCGGGCGAAGATCGCTCTGCGCGCTGGCAGTCGGAGAGTGGCGTTACTGCACCTAAACGTGTCGTTGTTGCCGATGACAAGATGACGGCTGATTCGGCATTTCGTCTGGCGAGTGAAGGTACGGCTTTGTTGTGGCACGGCGATTATCAGAATGCGCGTCAGCTGTTGCAGGCTTTGGCGCGTCGTATCGAACGCAAGCCACGCAAAGCGGCAACCACGCCCATCGATGCTTTCAACTTCCATAGACAGGCGCAATCACAACGCGCCCGCACGCTAGGCATGGTGCTGATCGCAGTGGATGCCGATTACACGATTCCTCTGCGTCGTGCGCCCGATATCAAGCTCGCCTGTAATGAGGCTTATGGTGCAAGTGCAGGCCCGTTTGTCGTTTCTCTGCGGGAAATACTGGGTTTGATCGGTGCGCATGAATGGCGCAAGAATGGTGTGGAGATCGAGGCGCTGGATGGTGCGCGTATTCATCCTTACTACGGCGTGTTTTCACCTGTGCGTGGTGAATATCTGAACCTGATTGCAGAAGCGCCGCTGCCATCCAAAAAGCTGGCTTTCGATATCGGTACTGGTACGGGTGTGATTGCAGCCTTGTTGGCGCAGCGTGGCGTAGCGAAGATAGTGGCGACCGATCAGGATGCGCGTGCTTTGGCGTGCGCCAAAGAGAATCTGGCTCGGTTGGATGTAAGCGATAAAGTGAAGGTGCTGGAGGCGGATTTATTCCCGGAAGGCAAGGCTCCTTTGATCGTTTGTAATCCGCCGTGGATTCCGGCGCGTCCAAGTTCTGCTATTGAATATGCAATCTACGATCCGGACAGCCGCATGTTGCGTGGCTTTCTCAACGGTTTG is a genomic window containing:
- a CDS encoding DnaJ C-terminal domain-containing protein, producing MKFKDHYETLGVPRNATQEAIKNAYRKLARKYHPDVSREMYAEIRFKEVGEAYAILKDSSKRQAYDHEYRPPFTRREAPPPPQANRDYGFDSREAPPAAKRTEEHFSNILDEMMGRPNAAPPKNRGIHIHGSDQHAKVQIDLEDTYHGTACNVSMPTYTTDDYGMPIVSKRTLKVSIPKGMRAGQTLRLAGQGFPGTGEGKAGDLYLEVVIRPHRRYRVDGRDIYFDVPLTAHLAEHGTVVNVPTPDGSIQLAIPAGSTAGRKLRLKGRGIPGDPAGDLYAVITKVAPPVHTVVAQKAYRALKAAFDFSPRVNSDR
- a CDS encoding methyltransferase, giving the protein MSDHPVITWNEAGEDRSARWQSESGVTAPKRVVVADDKMTADSAFRLASEGTALLWHGDYQNARQLLQALARRIERKPRKAATTPIDAFNFHRQAQSQRARTLGMVLIAVDADYTIPLRRAPDIKLACNEAYGASAGPFVVSLREILGLIGAHEWRKNGVEIEALDGARIHPYYGVFSPVRGEYLNLIAEAPLPSKKLAFDIGTGTGVIAALLAQRGVAKIVATDQDARALACAKENLARLDVSDKVKVLEADLFPEGKAPLIVCNPPWIPARPSSAIEYAIYDPDSRMLRGFLNGLAEHLEAKGEGWLILSDLAEHLGLRTREELLQMIEAAGLKVIARMDTKPTHPRATDETDPLHKARSAETTSLWRLAAR